The nucleotide window AGTGTAGGTTTTACTTTGCTGAATTTttaatattgaaattaGAAAATATTCAATCACGGCAAACGGGAATAGAGACAACTGCCAATTATCTTGAGGGATGCATATAGTAAAGCAGTCGTTTCGAGTTCTGGGACGGCTGTATTGCGAATTAAGTGGATTTATCTGTGTTGGTGAGGTAGTCGTGCGCTGTTGTACAAGGAAAGCTGCCGTTATTGGAAAGGGGTGGACGCCAGGAGTAACAAGGACACTTATTGCCTCGTTAAGAAAGGCACTTTAGAGAGCAGAGTGTTCGATTAAGGAAACGTACAGTGTGTGCATGGTAGATGAATGGGAAGAACGCAGCCATTTATCCATCTGAAGCCTGCTAATCTGGGGGCGTCCTTCGGCTCGAGGAGATGGAGATTTCCAACTGCTAGTGGGATTAGCGGGAGTAACAGGACTAGCCGTATTGATGGTGCACGGCAAAACCAGGCTAGCGGCCAGTCGGAGAGTTCTTTGATGTTACGAGttcatttaaaaaaatttcctaGTGTTATCGGGCACAGTTCCAGCAGGGTCAACCGCATGTACAACGAAGATAGCTATTCTATCAATATGCTCAAGTTACCATCTCTAGGGCAAGAAATGGAGTTCTATCGTAACGGGGGGATTCCTGAGCAAGAAAACAACAGCAAGAAGTCGGTACTTAACTTATCCATTTTTGATGGTCACGGTGGGAAGGGGAGAGTCTCGAAGTTGCTGGCAGAATACTTACATAATGCAATCGTAGATTCCTTCCCGACACAAGCACAGTTTTACGATCTTCTATTGCAATATAAGAATCTCATAGGTGGCAGATACTGGGAGAGAATGTTCCAGAATAGGGATTCATTTTATGATAGGTTTATCAGACATTGTAATACAAAGCAAGAACAAGTTCTATATGGATTGGATAAATCTGGGTCAAGAAtgatttttgataaatgggGGAATATAATAGATAAAACAAGTCtgttgaatgaaaatgagagaCTGAGATTGTATTATGCTTTCTTAAAGTTCGATCTAGATTATTGCTGTGGGTTCAACGACAAGGAGATTAGTCCGGAACAGAGACTTGAGAAATTCCCTGGTGGTTCAACAGCTTCATCGATATTCATTTCCTCATACGACGAAACTCTGTCATTCGACGAATCTTTTTTCGTCGAACCCAACGGATTGCTAAAGCTTGTTGTTACCCAAGTAGGTGATACAAAAATCATTTTATGTGATCAAAATGGTATTGCTCACAGTTTGACCAAAATGCACCATGCAAACTCTTCGAGAGAAACCAAAAGATTGAAGGCCTCTTCCGGGTTCCAAACGGATTCTTTCGGTGACACCAGATTCTTGAATAACTTTACAAATACCAGATCTTTTGGTGACTTAACAGGTAAACGTGAGGGTCTTTCTTGCGAGCCAGACATCTATTCATACTTGATTGGAGATACTATGGAATTACCGCATTCTGAACGCTCCAAATTGCAGTTTGGCGGCGAGGAATGTTTCATATGTTTAATAACCGACGGTATCTCTGATTTGGCGTCGGATCAGGAGTTGACGGATCTCATAACTTCAACCGTCAACATGCGTGGTTTGAAGACAGCTTCCCCGCAGTTTGTTGCTGACGAAGTTATAAAATATATCATGGCTCTTGGAGGGAAACATGCAGACAATGCCACTTGTCTAATACTTAGACTATCTAATTGGGGAAATTGGCCAAACATAGATCGTACTGGTGCGATAAGAGAAGAGAAGTTACTAGCAGCTTCTCAGCTCGACAGAACGGAGGATTAACATCATCATATAGGTTCATAGGTATATGTAGCGTTTATTATACACATGAAGCATTGAAAACAGTTTTTCTGAGATATATACAGGAGaagaatattttctttcatttgtTCTTGGTTTGCGTATAACTAAATCTCTTCCGTGTTGGAACGAACTCTCCAAGCTTCTTCCCTACcatatcttcttcaacttcaaaagCTACATATTCTTTCCCGTTGTGAACTTGGAACTTTAAGCCAACAAATTGTGGTAATACGGTTGCAGATCTAGCATTTGTCCTAATTGCGGTTCCTTTAGCCATGGCTTCTTTAATTGGAAGAGGAACAATGTGAGGGCCTTTCCAAGCGGAACGGGAAAGCAACAGGAGACACTGACGCATTTGAGATTATGAATTATGCGATTGAAATACCAGCTAACTATTAGATAGTTGTCTTTTGTTTGTTTGTTTAGAGCAACAGATCGCTTTGGTCATTTTTTAAGTTTTCAGGCccattgcaaaaaaaaaatgggaaCTTGGAAGATGTGATGAGTTTCTCGATGCTAAACggaaaacagaaaagaacGTCCTAAAGACCCAATTTTGTCAATGTTTGCTGTTAGGTTTGATCCCAATCAGGTGTTTGAAGCAACTCCTCAGGAGCAAAATGAAACGGGAGCTATTATTCCATTAAAGAGGGCAAAAAGTGTTGAggatgatgaggatgatgacGGTGAAGATAATGGTGACAAAGACGACaatgaagatattgaaatgaaaaatgcaaatgaCAAAGATATCAAGCATGAAACTGCTGATAAGCATGAATTTGAGGACGCGAACGCCGACTCTAGTGGTGAGGACGATTCttcagatgaagaaaatagaTCTGACGACCAATCTGTGGGTTCTGGTGAAGCTTTCGAACTAAAAGGTAGCTTGGGTACAAATTTGAATAAGAGTCATTCTTCTGTTCTGTCTAGATTTCAGAAGTCTATGAAGTTGCGTGATACACGCGAGGTAGCGGATGATTCAACGAACAACGATGCAGCCGTAGTAGATGAAGGAACGCATCAAGTGCTAGAACACATTCCTCAACCACCAATAGTCAGGAGCACCAACTTCTCTGAGTCGAATGATCACAAATCCATTGCATGGCTTCATACCACAAAAGTGTATTACGATAACTCTATGAGTAAACCATTCGATTCTTATTCAAGTGAATTAGAACCAAATCTTCTCAGtaatatcaaaagacaaTTTGCCGGCGATACATTCCCAATCCAAACCGTACTGCTGAATAATATTCTGCCTGTGCTAAACTTTTCTTTACAAACCACGAGAAAGAATTTAACAAGAAGAGTGGGTGACATTCTAGTCAATGCTTCCACTGGTTCTGGTAAAACTTTAGGCTATGCAATTCCTATAGTTCAACTGCTATCGaaaaggaatgtaaataaacTTCGAGCTCTTATCATCCTTCCAACTAAATTACTAATCAACCAAGTATATGAAACAATAAGAAAGTTATCTCAGGGAACAGGACTTATAATAAGTATGTCGAAGTTAGACTGCTCcttgaaagaagaacatACTAAATTTCTGCAGAACGAACCAGATATCTTGGTCACAACTCCTGGTAGATTAGTTGATCATTTGAATATGAGTTCACTCAGtctaaaaaatttatccaTTTTAGTATTAGATGAAGCTGATCATTTACTGAATCAATCGTTTCAAAATTGGTGTCCTGAGCTCATGAATAGAATCAAGATGgacaaaaatgataatatgCCAGGCAACGttataaaaatgatttttaGTGCGACTTTGACAACAAACACGGAAAAGTTACATGGTCTTCAGCTTTACAACCCGAAATTATTTGTCATGGATTCTGTGAAGTTATACAATCTACCTTCAACATTGCAAGAGTACAATATAGGCATACCAACAGCAAAAAGTATTTTCAAGCCGTTAATTTTGTTGTATCTACTTGATAGACTGAATAATTCCAAGATACTAGTCTTTgtaaaatcaaatgaagcGTCTTTACGGTTAGCATCCCTGCTAAATATTATGATTGGTGAAAAGCTAGGAAAACAGCACATAATAACCTCAGTCAACTCAAATAATACAAAGAGCGAGAATAGAAAGTTGGTAAATGATTTTGCTGTTTCTGCATCATACTCATCAGCAAATAAGGTTCTCATAACCACTGACTTAATGTCAAGAGGTATCGATATTAATGATATCACAGATGTAATTAACTATGACTTGCCCATTGGGTCGCAGCAATATGTCCATAGATGTGGAAGAACAGCAAGAGCCCGGACAGAGGGTAATGCTTTTAACTTACTAGTCGGGAAGGGTGAGAAAACTTTCTGGTGCCAAAGTATTGACAACGATATGAGCAGAGATGTAAATGGATGTGTACCAAGAGATTGGGACTCATCAAATCCAGAAGGCGATCAGGAGACACAGGAAGCTCTTCCGTTATCTAAAATTTCATCGGATGAAGAAAAGCTATACAAAAAGTGCTTAGAAATCTTGAAGCAAAAGGCTAGTAGTAAATGAACTATGTAAAAATCAACAGTATTTTATCACTGCAATGTTTATAGACCCAATACAGTCGCCGCTAGAGGATttcaaactgaaaaaaaacaacgtGGTCTCAGAACTCAGTAATAGTTATTCTAATTAGAGGCAAGAAGCTTAAGAGACTGTTTCATGTGTTCATTATCACTATTCTTTAATGCAGCTTATTACCCCCACATTATTACGCTGATACGAACCGCGCTTAGAACGGCAACTAgatgaaatatcaagatTTACAGAACAGTTGCCGGAGATGTTTATACATAGACAGTCATCACATACTATTGCTATTCTTAGAAATCGCACCAATTCATGACGCCAAGCAAGTACTTACTAACTCCTCCAGATGAATTGCATTCGTACGTTGCCCCTAAAGAAAGTCATCTTACACCTGTATACCCAGATTTCGAACCATGGCGTCATAAGAGGGAGGATGATGAGATATTACTGAATTTTGTTGCAAAGGGCTACTATGCACCATCTAAGGtaaattttgaaagcatATCAGCAAGATCCTCTCTGCAAGAATCACTTCCAAAACTGTCTGATCAGCTGGGAGATCAATTTTCGAAGATACTCCATATAAGAGAGCAAGAGATCAATCGAATTTCGGCCAAGGACAACTCTAATAAATTGCCTTTATTTAGCGATTTGAGCGGTCCAGGATTTTTGCTGCCAAGTAGAGTAACATTAACGGATCACAGAAGAGAATTATGGCTGCAAGAGCTTAGTTCCCCATATGCGTCATTAGCTAAATTATCGAAGCACATTCCTCATGGGCTAAAGAGGAGGCAGGTGCTCGAAAAGTGCTATATGAGGCAAATACCTTTGAAAAGGGCTATGTGGCTTATAAAATGTTGCTATTCAATGGAGTGGAAAAATAGAATGACAAAAGCTCGTCAAAGTTCAGATAGCAGCAATGATATAAATGCTCAGCTTACGAAGGAATGGACAGATAACTTCGTTTTTATATTGGAAAAACTAATATTTGACATGAATcaaaatgataatgatCCTGTACAATTGAAGCGGTGGCGCACTGAAGTGGGCTATTTTTTAAAGCTCTTGGGTAATTGCTACTCACTGAGACTAATAGACAAAATggtttttcatcattggCTAATCGAGTTTGGAGCAAAAGTAGAAAACTTTGAGTTTCTTCCTTTAACGTTACATATTATCACAGTATTTTGGGATGATATTTCTCAACCAACAGAAAAAGCACAAGTATCACAGTCTTTATTTTTAATGCCAAAGATGGCAGAAATGCTTTTATACAAGTATTACATGGTGTCCCATAGCAAGTCAATgataaatgatgaaaaatatattatAAATGACATAAAAAAGAACGCAAAGATCAAAGAATCAATTTTATCCATCTTGCGAATATTAATCggcagaatttttcaaaataagtCTCTTGAAGctttcatttttccaaaCTCCAGCTGGGATTTATACAAGCCTATCTTATATGAAATTGCAAACTCATTTAGTAGCAATCCAGAAAATGCAAGCGAAATAAGGAAAAAACTAGAGTTGATCAGCTACAGGAATGAATCCATCATGTTCAATGGGACACTGGATTCGGAAGACACAGAGACGGAATCAAGAAATGAGCAGGGTCTTGATAAATCTGACAACGATATTGTATTACTTAAAACAGTTGATACTGACTTTacaaaaaagttgaatgaTAACCCAGTTGAATTTGATTGGCCAGCCTATGTCGATAGAAATATGCTACACACTTCACATATTCGGCAACTATTTCTATGGGCTATACACCCTTATCAAAAGTCACGTTACGAGGCCAATGAGTTGGTAGTTAAAATTCTACTTTTAAAGGTGAACTCCGTGGAAcgttttcaagaatttgtaATCGAAGATATAATCTGGTCAATGGTTTTCCAACTGGCTAAAATATCTGAAATGGACAGAAATTTGTTGATGTGCGATAGATCCTTATATCGCCTGCTTAATATACTAATAACTTAtggaattttgaaagtccCCACATATATTAGGAAACTTATCAGTTCTGGTGTACTGTATGTGCCGGAATCCAATGATAAGTTTGTCCATTGTGATATTCTCATCAATTTAAAAGTTTCTCCTCTAATGAAAAGTCAGTACAATATGGTATTAAAGAATGTAATGGAGTATAATGCGAGCTACTACGAAAAACATAATTACGATCAACTGCTCTTGCAGGCTGAAGAACTTAAACAGAAGATAATGAATgaggaaaatttgaataatcTTTCATATTCTCTTAGTGTTAAGATTGTCGCAGCCGATTGGTATCTCACTGAAATATGCTCAGGAAATCTTTTGCTTGTTGATAGGACCACCATTgtcaagttttttcaaattttttgcattcATCTTGATGCATTCCACCATTTCTACAAGTGGATAGAGTTCATTGTGTATCATCAGCTCCTCAGCGACATTGGAGCGCTCGAAGCCCTTATTGACATATTGTTATGTTATGGAAAGCTATTTTCACAGTACATCAATGATCACATCCTCTTTACTAAAACCtttatttatatttatATGAAGGCACTCAAGGAGAAGGATTTTGGTTCCTATGCAGTAACATCATTCATGGttttttggaaattctTCATGAAGAGCTTCGCGTATGCCttaaaaattgatggaGAGCTGAAATCGGAATTATCGAAGGtttatgatgaagaaaaaagcaaGCTAGAAAGAATTACGAAAAATAAGAGCGAACTTCTGTTAGTATATAATGCAATCAATGGGGATGAATCCAAACTTTCAATGGGAAGTTTTCCGGAAACCTTCCAGACGTCATTGCGTGGTTTTCTCAATGGAAAgaataatgaaaaggagaagaaaCGATTTAGGAACAATCTTTTACTTCTCATGACGACCAAGAGAGAATATAACAAGTTTATGTCAATATACCTTAAGAGAAAAGATTTCACTTTTTCTGATCTTTTACTTCTTATATCCTACAAGCTGCTGACACTAGATCAAATCCAAAGTATTTTAAGCGTTACCTTTGTATTGAAGCTGCTTGCGATCAAGAATGTTGATAATGGGTTATATTTTGAGTACCATAAGGATCAATATATCAGGAGTAACTTCGAGACTATTCTGGCCACATGTCTTCTTGATTTAACGCAAAATTATACTCTGTTCCTCGAAATTCTGATTAAATATGGTATGCACTCGAAACTATCTGCTGTTACGAATAAAATAGTGATAGAACTTCTAAAAAAAGATAGGTCTACAAGTACACATGTGATTTATGATATCTTGAACTTTGGAGTTCCAAGGCTGCatgaaagtgatgatgcaacagaagaagagatgaagCCATCTGAGCTGTACTCTCTGATgaatttcaacaatcttTGGATGCTGCAAGCATATACAGCATATTATGTTGAGGATATCATGAAAGAAGATTTAGCAAACCAAGCTTTACATGATTATCTGTTTGAAGTAATAGAGGTGACAAATGTAGGTTGCCTTCGCGCCCATATATTCGATAAAATCAGCAACATTCCAACAATACAAACTATTGCTCAAATTTATGAGggtgattttttcaatgattaTCTGGCGGAGGATGGAAATCAAAAAGGTGCCGTATCCATGATTGTAGATATCATAACCagtctttcaaaaagggTAAACGGTGATTTGACCATGTCAAACAGCCTCTTTCAATCACTGAAGAATAATTTATCTCGTTTCGCCAACatggatgaaaaatcattggAAAAGTCTCAATCGATTCTGAATaactatttgaaaatgttcGCCAtacatcaaaatttcatattcaaatgTATTGCCTCATCCATACAGGAAGATGATACAAAAAGCACGATCAAGATAATCGATGAAATATATTTGcttttcgaaaaaattacatttgatttgaaattgaaattaaTCTTGTATGAAATTTTGTCATCATTAAAATCACactgtatatatatatccaCAACAAGACAAGAGGGCAATGGTCCAAGATTCGAATGTCCAAAGAGATTACTAGAACTGCCgccatttcaaatatcctcttttatcaaaagagcTGGCGATTTTGAACCGATAGAAGAGGCCGATATTGGGATTGAAACACTTCCAGTTGATTCAGGAAAGACTGCGAATAGATGGTTTTTGTttaacaaaaaagaaggacAATACTGGaataaattgaatattGAGCCGTATTACGAAATAAACAATTTTCAGTCTGAAAACGCAAGCTGTTTCAACAATTCATGTTTAAATTTGAGTTTATTCAATGCAGGTtttgagaagaagaatcCCAAATAACATGGTATCTATAAAACAGTTCTATAACCTAATTATGAA belongs to Zygotorulaspora mrakii chromosome 1, complete sequence and includes:
- the PTC6 gene encoding type 2C protein phosphatase PTC6 (similar to Saccharomyces cerevisiae PTC6 (YCR079W); ancestral locus Anc_6.353), with translation MGRTQPFIHLKPANLGASFGSRRWRFPTASGISGSNRTSRIDGARQNQASGQSESSLMLRVHLKKFPSVIGHSSSRVNRMYNEDSYSINMLKLPSLGQEMEFYRNGGIPEQENNSKKSVLNLSIFDGHGGKGRVSKLLAEYLHNAIVDSFPTQAQFYDLLLQYKNLIGGRYWERMFQNRDSFYDRFIRHCNTKQEQVLYGLDKSGSRMIFDKWGNIIDKTSLLNENERLRLYYAFLKFDLDYCCGFNDKEISPEQRLEKFPGGSTASSIFISSYDETLSFDESFFVEPNGLLKLVVTQVGDTKIILCDQNGIAHSLTKMHHANSSRETKRLKASSGFQTDSFGDTRFLNNFTNTRSFGDLTGKREGLSCEPDIYSYLIGDTMELPHSERSKLQFGGEECFICLITDGISDLASDQELTDLITSTVNMRGLKTASPQFVADEVIKYIMALGGKHADNATCLILRLSNWGNWPNIDRTGAIREEKLLAASQLDRTED
- the SRB8 gene encoding Srb8p (similar to Saccharomyces cerevisiae SRB8 (YCR081W); ancestral locus Anc_6.356), which produces MTPSKYLLTPPDELHSYVAPKESHLTPVYPDFEPWRHKREDDEILLNFVAKGYYAPSKVNFESISARSSLQESLPKLSDQLGDQFSKILHIREQEINRISAKDNSNKLPLFSDLSGPGFLLPSRVTLTDHRRELWLQELSSPYASLAKLSKHIPHGLKRRQVLEKCYMRQIPLKRAMWLIKCCYSMEWKNRMTKARQSSDSSNDINAQLTKEWTDNFVFILEKLIFDMNQNDNDPVQLKRWRTEVGYFLKLLGNCYSLRLIDKMVFHHWLIEFGAKVENFEFLPLTLHIITVFWDDISQPTEKAQVSQSLFLMPKMAEMLLYKYYMVSHSKSMINDEKYIINDIKKNAKIKESILSILRILIGRIFQNKSLEAFIFPNSSWDLYKPILYEIANSFSSNPENASEIRKKLELISYRNESIMFNGTLDSEDTETESRNEQGLDKSDNDIVLLKTVDTDFTKKLNDNPVEFDWPAYVDRNMLHTSHIRQLFLWAIHPYQKSRYEANELVVKILLLKVNSVERFQEFVIEDIIWSMVFQLAKISEMDRNLLMCDRSLYRLLNILITYGILKVPTYIRKLISSGVLYVPESNDKFVHCDILINLKVSPLMKSQYNMVLKNVMEYNASYYEKHNYDQLLLQAEELKQKIMNEENLNNLSYSLSVKIVAADWYLTEICSGNLLLVDRTTIVKFFQIFCIHLDAFHHFYKWIEFIVYHQLLSDIGALEALIDILLCYGKLFSQYINDHILFTKTFIYIYMKALKEKDFGSYAVTSFMVFWKFFMKSFAYALKIDGELKSELSKVYDEEKSKLERITKNKSELLLVYNAINGDESKLSMGSFPETFQTSLRGFLNGKNNEKEKKRFRNNLLLLMTTKREYNKFMSIYLKRKDFTFSDLLLLISYKLLTLDQIQSILSVTFVLKLLAIKNVDNGLYFEYHKDQYIRSNFETILATCLLDLTQNYTLFLEILIKYGMHSKLSAVTNKIVIELLKKDRSTSTHVIYDILNFGVPRLHESDDATEEEMKPSELYSLMNFNNLWMLQAYTAYYVEDIMKEDLANQALHDYLFEVIEVTNVGCLRAHIFDKISNIPTIQTIAQIYEGDFFNDYLAEDGNQKGAVSMIVDIITSLSKRVNGDLTMSNSLFQSLKNNLSRFANMDEKSLEKSQSILNNYLKMFAIHQNFIFKCIASSIQEDDTKSTIKIIDEIYLLFEKITFDLKLKLILYEILSSLKSHCIYISTTRQEGNGPRFECPKRLLELPPFQISSFIKRAGDFEPIEEADIGIETLPVDSGKTANRWFLFNKKEGQYWNKLNIEPYYEINNFQSENASCFNNSCLNLSLFNAGFEKKNPK
- the DBP6 gene encoding putative ATP-dependent RNA helicase DBP6 (similar to Saccharomyces cerevisiae DBP6 (YNR038W); ancestral locus Anc_6.355), with amino-acid sequence MFAVRFDPNQVFEATPQEQNETGAIIPLKRAKSVEDDEDDDGEDNGDKDDNEDIEMKNANDKDIKHETADKHEFEDANADSSGEDDSSDEENRSDDQSVGSGEAFELKGSLGTNLNKSHSSVLSRFQKSMKLRDTREVADDSTNNDAAVVDEGTHQVLEHIPQPPIVRSTNFSESNDHKSIAWLHTTKVYYDNSMSKPFDSYSSELEPNLLSNIKRQFAGDTFPIQTVLLNNILPVLNFSLQTTRKNLTRRVGDILVNASTGSGKTLGYAIPIVQLLSKRNVNKLRALIILPTKLLINQVYETIRKLSQGTGLIISMSKLDCSLKEEHTKFLQNEPDILVTTPGRLVDHLNMSSLSLKNLSILVLDEADHLLNQSFQNWCPELMNRIKMDKNDNMPGNVIKMIFSATLTTNTEKLHGLQLYNPKLFVMDSVKLYNLPSTLQEYNIGIPTAKSIFKPLILLYLLDRLNNSKILVFVKSNEASLRLASLLNIMIGEKLGKQHIITSVNSNNTKSENRKLVNDFAVSASYSSANKVLITTDLMSRGIDINDITDVINYDLPIGSQQYVHRCGRTARARTEGNAFNLLVGKGEKTFWCQSIDNDMSRDVNGCVPRDWDSSNPEGDQETQEALPLSKISSDEEKLYKKCLEILKQKASSK
- the RSM19 gene encoding mitochondrial 37S ribosomal protein uS19m (similar to Saccharomyces cerevisiae RSM19 (YNR037C); ancestral locus Anc_6.354), which translates into the protein MRQCLLLLSRSAWKGPHIVPLPIKEAMAKGTAIRTNARSATVLPQFVGLKFQVHNGKEYVAFEVEEDMVGKKLGEFVPTRKRFSYTQTKNK